In a genomic window of Planctomicrobium piriforme:
- a CDS encoding UbiX family flavin prenyltransferase, whose product MQKFVVAITGASGSAYAVRLLDVLMATGNEVHLTISPAAVKVFQEELGIEIRINDFSLEQLKPLRTPNSSALQLAASGDLPTGRLIYHHYQDYSAGIASGSFLTSGMVVCPCSMGTLASLANGISTNLIHRAADVHLKERRKLIVVPRETPLGSIQLQNMKTLADAGAVILAAMPGFYHQPKTIQDLVDFVVARICDQLGVKADLMKRWGNPPAEENSQAAKPDAGFHLRGERLA is encoded by the coding sequence ATGCAGAAGTTTGTCGTCGCGATCACAGGGGCCAGCGGCTCGGCCTATGCCGTGCGGTTGCTGGATGTGCTGATGGCGACCGGAAACGAAGTGCATTTGACGATCAGCCCGGCCGCCGTGAAGGTGTTTCAGGAAGAGCTGGGCATTGAAATTCGAATTAACGACTTCAGCCTCGAGCAACTGAAACCGTTGCGGACGCCGAATAGTTCAGCGCTGCAACTGGCTGCGAGCGGAGATCTTCCGACCGGAAGACTGATTTATCACCATTACCAGGACTACTCGGCAGGGATCGCCAGCGGGTCATTTTTGACGTCAGGCATGGTGGTTTGTCCGTGTTCAATGGGAACCCTGGCCAGCCTGGCGAATGGGATTTCCACGAATTTGATTCATCGTGCGGCGGATGTGCATCTGAAAGAGCGCCGCAAGCTGATTGTCGTCCCCCGGGAAACCCCGTTAGGCAGCATTCAGTTGCAGAACATGAAGACGCTGGCGGATGCCGGCGCGGTGATTCTGGCCGCAATGCCCGGCTTTTATCACCAGCCGAAGACGATTCAGGACCTGGTCGACTTCGTGGTGGCGAGAATTTGCGATCAATTGGGCGTCAAAGCAGATCTGATGAAGCGCTGGGGGAATCCACCAGCGGAAGAGAATTCGCAGGCCGCGAAGCCAGATGCGGGGTTCCATCTCCGGGGCGAGCGACTTGCCTGA
- a CDS encoding SGNH/GDSL hydrolase family protein, with translation MRSFLLFACALVAVGTAAVAAESDAPFPGTKSNWNGFDRYDFEVAGKPVLVVCPQQSAAGKPWVWHGEFFGHKPAPDIALLKQGFHVVYMKVPDMLGAPDAVKSWEAFYSELTGKYGFAKKVALVGLSRGGLYCYNWAIANPDKVACIYADAPVCDFKSWPGGKGDGPGSPRDWQLVLEKYGFENEQQALAYQGNPVDQLAPLAKAHVPLLHVYGDADEVVPWKENTGLVAERYRALGGDITLIPKPGVKHHPHGLDDPTPIVSFIALHAAVPTAVPTAAAKPEYHAVQAELVRPREGLGNVIEKLKAGGPVKVAYLGGSITAAEGWRVKSRKWLQEKYPQAKVEEIHAAIGGTGSDLGVFRVERDALSQNPDLLFVEFAVNDGGAAPEQIWRGMEGIVRQTWAKNPRTDICFVYTFAVGQESSLNKGECPRSASAMEQLADFYGIPSINFAKRVVDLQQAGKLIYKSDMPAEAGVIRFSQDGVHPLDEGHQIYQDVIAETWPAIEAAGKPEDHSSKLTSMFVADNWQAAKMVPVTKSMLTGDWRELPNDNGLGKSFSNRMGTIWEGSKPGDKLTFKFRGSQAKLYDLVGPNGGQVIVTVDGKPLSKPIARFDSYCTYHRLATLSVANNTNPDEVHTVVVEIHPEQPDRQPVAFRLKDPETELKSPKFQGTNVWTGQILVLGDVVTE, from the coding sequence ATGCGATCATTCCTTCTCTTCGCCTGCGCACTTGTCGCGGTTGGAACAGCGGCCGTTGCAGCGGAATCCGACGCCCCCTTTCCAGGCACAAAAAGCAACTGGAACGGGTTCGACCGCTACGACTTTGAGGTTGCCGGCAAGCCGGTGCTGGTGGTCTGTCCGCAACAGTCCGCGGCCGGCAAGCCCTGGGTCTGGCATGGAGAGTTCTTCGGTCACAAGCCAGCGCCGGACATCGCTCTGCTCAAGCAGGGCTTTCATGTCGTCTACATGAAAGTGCCCGACATGCTCGGCGCTCCTGACGCGGTGAAATCATGGGAGGCGTTCTACAGCGAACTGACCGGGAAATACGGCTTCGCAAAGAAGGTCGCACTCGTCGGCCTGAGCCGCGGCGGTCTCTACTGCTACAACTGGGCGATTGCGAATCCCGACAAGGTTGCCTGCATCTATGCCGACGCCCCCGTTTGCGATTTCAAGAGCTGGCCGGGCGGCAAAGGAGACGGCCCCGGCAGCCCCCGCGACTGGCAACTGGTCCTCGAAAAGTATGGATTCGAGAACGAACAGCAGGCCCTCGCCTATCAAGGAAATCCAGTCGACCAACTCGCGCCCCTCGCGAAGGCGCATGTCCCGTTACTGCATGTCTACGGCGATGCGGACGAAGTGGTCCCCTGGAAAGAAAACACCGGTCTCGTGGCGGAACGCTATCGCGCCCTCGGCGGCGATATCACACTGATCCCCAAGCCTGGCGTGAAACATCACCCGCACGGACTCGATGATCCGACGCCGATCGTGAGCTTCATCGCGTTGCATGCAGCCGTGCCGACCGCGGTTCCAACTGCTGCTGCGAAGCCTGAGTACCACGCCGTGCAGGCGGAACTCGTGCGACCGCGCGAGGGACTCGGAAACGTCATTGAAAAATTGAAGGCCGGCGGCCCAGTGAAGGTCGCCTACCTGGGGGGATCGATCACAGCTGCCGAAGGCTGGCGGGTGAAGAGCCGCAAGTGGCTACAGGAGAAATATCCTCAGGCGAAGGTCGAAGAGATTCATGCCGCCATCGGCGGAACCGGCAGCGACCTGGGAGTCTTTCGAGTCGAGCGCGATGCCCTCAGCCAGAATCCGGATCTCTTGTTTGTCGAGTTTGCAGTCAACGACGGCGGTGCGGCACCTGAGCAGATCTGGCGCGGCATGGAAGGGATCGTGCGGCAGACGTGGGCGAAAAATCCCCGCACCGACATCTGCTTTGTCTACACCTTCGCCGTCGGACAGGAAAGTTCACTGAATAAAGGGGAATGTCCCCGTTCTGCCTCCGCGATGGAACAGCTTGCCGATTTCTATGGCATTCCCTCGATCAACTTTGCCAAACGGGTCGTCGACCTGCAACAAGCCGGCAAGCTGATCTACAAGTCCGATATGCCGGCGGAAGCCGGCGTCATCCGCTTCTCACAGGACGGCGTGCATCCGCTCGATGAAGGTCACCAGATTTATCAGGATGTGATCGCCGAAACCTGGCCGGCCATTGAAGCGGCCGGGAAACCGGAAGATCACTCGAGCAAGCTCACGTCGATGTTCGTCGCCGATAACTGGCAGGCCGCCAAAATGGTCCCCGTCACGAAATCGATGCTCACAGGCGACTGGAGAGAGCTGCCGAACGACAACGGGCTCGGCAAAAGTTTTTCGAACCGCATGGGGACGATCTGGGAAGGCTCGAAGCCTGGCGACAAACTGACGTTCAAGTTTCGCGGGTCACAGGCAAAGCTCTACGATCTGGTCGGCCCCAATGGAGGCCAGGTGATCGTCACCGTCGACGGTAAACCGCTTTCCAAGCCAATCGCCCGTTTCGACAGTTATTGTACCTATCACCGCCTGGCGACTTTGTCGGTCGCCAACAATACGAACCCTGATGAGGTGCATACGGTGGTGGTGGAGATTCACCCCGAGCAGCCGGATCGCCAGCCAGTGGCGTTCCGATTGAAAGATCCCGAAACCGAACTGAAATCGCCGAAGTTTCAGGGGACGAACGTCTGGACAGGGCAGATTCTGGTGCTCGGCGACGTGGTGACCGAGTGA
- a CDS encoding beta-ketoacyl-[acyl-carrier-protein] synthase family protein, translated as MQKRSIAITGIGIFSPIGIGREAFWDNLKAGKSGIEPTKHYHCTATPGCIGGEVKEFTEEAAKKDYLKSQRKSIKVMSRETQLGTAAALQALADSKLDLEKIDHQRMGVLYGANLMFFPPDTMTDPAEACKDESGKFQFDAWGSKGIGKMEPLWMLRYLPNMPACHIAIFTDARGPNNSVTLDEASPGVALTEALNIMERGAADMMLVGGTGTRIHPVRAIHARLADPLGFDEQNPSASCKPFDTQRNGQVASEAAVCLVLEEAEHAKQRGATIYGYLLGGGSSCVAKPTGEADIAKAVLNASKGALRRAGLEASDLGHVNAHGVATVEGDRDEAAGLRQLLDGSDVPVTALKGYFGNAGAASGFMEIVGSLLSMNAGAIPPILNCDHPDTETGLHLVHGQAEPTKKKVFLNINYTKPGQASAVVIAGA; from the coding sequence GTGCAGAAGCGCAGCATCGCCATCACCGGGATCGGCATCTTTTCTCCCATCGGCATCGGCCGCGAGGCTTTCTGGGACAACCTGAAAGCCGGCAAGTCGGGGATTGAACCGACGAAGCACTACCATTGCACCGCCACGCCCGGCTGCATCGGCGGCGAGGTCAAAGAATTTACCGAAGAAGCCGCCAAGAAAGACTACCTCAAGTCGCAGCGGAAGAGCATCAAGGTGATGTCCCGCGAGACGCAGTTGGGAACCGCCGCCGCGCTCCAGGCACTGGCCGATTCCAAACTCGATCTCGAAAAAATCGATCATCAGCGGATGGGCGTGCTGTACGGGGCGAACCTGATGTTCTTCCCCCCCGACACCATGACCGACCCCGCCGAAGCCTGCAAAGATGAATCAGGCAAGTTTCAGTTCGATGCCTGGGGGAGCAAGGGCATCGGCAAGATGGAACCGCTGTGGATGCTGCGGTACCTGCCGAACATGCCTGCCTGCCACATCGCGATCTTCACGGATGCCCGCGGCCCCAATAACTCGGTGACCCTCGATGAAGCATCACCAGGAGTCGCACTCACCGAAGCACTGAATATCATGGAACGGGGAGCGGCCGACATGATGCTCGTCGGCGGCACCGGCACTCGAATTCATCCGGTTCGCGCGATTCACGCACGGCTGGCCGATCCATTGGGCTTCGACGAACAGAATCCTTCCGCCAGTTGCAAGCCGTTCGACACGCAGCGCAACGGTCAGGTGGCCTCGGAAGCGGCGGTCTGTCTGGTACTCGAAGAAGCCGAACATGCCAAGCAGCGCGGCGCGACGATTTACGGCTATCTGCTCGGCGGCGGTTCCTCCTGTGTGGCGAAACCGACCGGCGAAGCAGACATCGCCAAGGCCGTGCTCAACGCCTCAAAGGGCGCTCTTCGAAGAGCAGGACTGGAAGCCAGCGACCTTGGACATGTGAATGCCCACGGCGTCGCCACCGTTGAAGGTGACCGAGATGAAGCGGCCGGCCTGCGTCAGTTGCTCGACGGCAGCGATGTGCCTGTCACCGCACTCAAGGGCTATTTCGGCAATGCCGGCGCCGCCAGCGGCTTCATGGAGATCGTCGGTTCGCTGCTGAGCATGAATGCCGGCGCCATCCCGCCGATCCTGAACTGCGACCACCCGGACACCGAGACGGGCCTGCACCTGGTGCATGGTCAGGCGGAACCGACAAAGAAGAAGGTCTTCCTGAACATCAATTACACCAAGCCCGGACAGGCGAGCGCCGTCGTCATCGCCGGCGCTTGA
- a CDS encoding ABC transporter substrate-binding protein produces the protein MMDCRRCLLAVSGGLLLALLSGCPGPSSESESGSTTGNATDAKGATVFPGIEPFTPPSLAELDAMAEWESQPVIDSMQAFRELKAKEPELVTVAEALKLQNKSDEDNKKILSALGRPAADDKDVNFDAEFKRHMKGDINSTNPILFSSTSDLDVNGLTGIGFFNFNWKLEPFAPAETVVSWQSSKNKLYDKVVIRDDLVWSDGKPITAYDVAFSFQTIMNPEVPVPAVRTGTDKIRWVEAYDDHTFVIFHKEALATNVWNCNYPIIPKHIYEKSLKDDLTLTNSDYHQKFEQNPVCGGPFKVTKRVKGQEIILERRDDWYMQDGKQVRAKPNYRQVRFRIIDDMNTALLAVKDGQLEEMELQPRQWIEQTNDDAFYSRNTKARGVQWVYFYFGWNMRTPYFSDLKVREAMSYAVNYEQILGKLNYGLYEQATGEFPQGNWAAPKVPRAPYKQDLAKSEKLLAEAGWVDTDGDGIRDKTISGQKVKFEFGVMCANEQSRIDICTSLAESLSRLGISCNVQPTEFTVLQQRAQEHQFQAMLGGWGTGTDPSTTENLWKTGETRNYTGYSNAKVDELFGKGLREFDQEKRADIYREIDDILWADQPYTWLYYRSAFFGFNKSLRGYMFSPRGPFHYSPGFDSFWSAKSAP, from the coding sequence ATGATGGATTGTCGCCGCTGTTTGCTGGCTGTCTCTGGTGGATTGCTGCTCGCACTGCTCTCAGGCTGTCCCGGCCCCTCAAGTGAGTCGGAATCAGGTTCCACCACCGGCAATGCGACTGATGCCAAGGGAGCGACCGTTTTTCCTGGCATCGAGCCGTTCACTCCTCCTAGCCTGGCTGAACTCGATGCCATGGCCGAATGGGAATCGCAGCCGGTCATCGACTCGATGCAGGCGTTTCGCGAGTTGAAAGCCAAAGAGCCGGAACTGGTTACCGTCGCGGAAGCCCTCAAGCTTCAAAACAAGTCGGACGAGGACAACAAGAAGATCTTGAGTGCTCTCGGCCGGCCTGCTGCTGACGACAAGGACGTCAACTTCGACGCGGAGTTCAAACGGCACATGAAAGGGGACATCAACTCGACCAACCCCATTCTGTTCAGTTCGACTTCCGATTTGGACGTCAACGGCCTGACCGGGATTGGCTTCTTCAACTTCAACTGGAAGCTGGAACCGTTCGCACCGGCAGAGACCGTGGTCTCCTGGCAGTCGAGCAAGAACAAGCTCTACGACAAAGTCGTCATTCGCGACGACCTCGTCTGGTCGGACGGCAAGCCGATCACCGCGTACGACGTTGCATTCAGTTTCCAGACGATCATGAATCCCGAAGTCCCCGTCCCGGCGGTTCGCACCGGCACCGACAAAATCCGCTGGGTCGAAGCCTATGACGATCACACGTTCGTCATCTTTCATAAAGAAGCACTGGCGACGAACGTCTGGAACTGCAACTACCCGATCATCCCCAAACACATCTACGAGAAGTCGTTGAAAGACGACCTCACGCTGACGAATTCCGATTACCACCAGAAGTTCGAACAGAATCCCGTGTGCGGGGGACCGTTCAAAGTCACCAAGCGGGTCAAAGGCCAGGAGATCATTCTGGAGCGCCGTGACGACTGGTACATGCAAGACGGCAAACAAGTACGTGCGAAGCCGAACTATCGCCAGGTCCGTTTCCGCATCATCGACGACATGAACACGGCCCTGCTGGCAGTCAAAGACGGCCAGCTTGAGGAAATGGAACTGCAGCCCCGGCAGTGGATCGAGCAGACCAACGACGACGCCTTTTACTCTCGCAATACCAAAGCCCGCGGCGTGCAGTGGGTTTACTTCTACTTCGGCTGGAACATGCGGACGCCATACTTCAGCGACCTGAAGGTGCGCGAGGCGATGTCGTATGCGGTGAACTATGAGCAGATCCTCGGCAAGCTCAATTACGGTCTGTACGAGCAGGCCACAGGCGAGTTCCCGCAAGGCAACTGGGCGGCTCCCAAGGTTCCTCGCGCTCCGTATAAGCAGGATCTGGCGAAGTCAGAGAAGCTGCTGGCGGAAGCTGGCTGGGTCGACACCGACGGCGACGGCATCCGCGACAAGACGATCAGCGGCCAGAAGGTGAAATTTGAGTTCGGGGTGATGTGTGCCAACGAGCAATCCCGCATCGACATCTGCACTTCACTGGCAGAAAGCCTGAGCCGCCTGGGGATTTCCTGCAACGTCCAGCCGACTGAATTCACGGTCTTGCAACAGAGAGCCCAGGAGCATCAATTCCAGGCCATGCTGGGCGGCTGGGGAACCGGCACCGACCCTTCGACGACCGAGAATCTCTGGAAGACAGGAGAGACCCGCAACTACACCGGGTACTCGAATGCCAAAGTCGATGAACTGTTTGGCAAAGGGCTGCGTGAATTCGATCAGGAAAAACGGGCGGACATTTACCGCGAGATTGACGACATCCTCTGGGCGGATCAACCGTATACCTGGCTCTACTACCGCAGCGCGTTTTTCGGTTTCAACAAAAGCCTGAGAGGGTACATGTTCAGCCCTCGTGGACCGTTCCACTACAGTCCCGGGTTTGATTCCTTCTGGTCCGCCAAGTCGGCTCCGTAG
- a CDS encoding ABC transporter permease, protein MNATLPPLNSLPKSPGFWQESWRRFRQRRLPMLALVFVSFLALVALFSPAIVGTKPLVCRYKGQLYFPCLGYYSPRWEAAFSGAPFFKRYPKPLKENDPGSWAIWPLKYNDPSRAVTDDEVPGRPANPQSSGPTWLNWFGTDSRGFDVFAQMVHGTRTALLVGFVSMGIAAAIGLTFGSIAGYYGGWTDIVLSRVIEVVMCIPTLILILALIAVIEKPTTMHMMAVIGMTSWTGIARLVRGEFLKLKQMEYVAAAKVLGVSSGRIIFRYLLPNSLAPVLVPITFGVAAAILIETALSYIGFGAPPPNPSWGQLLRSGQSNYQNWWLILFPGLGIFLTVLAYNLIGEGLQEATDPRLRDGGR, encoded by the coding sequence ATGAACGCCACGCTTCCTCCACTGAATTCGCTTCCGAAGTCGCCTGGTTTCTGGCAAGAATCCTGGCGTCGTTTTCGGCAGCGCCGCTTGCCGATGCTGGCTTTGGTGTTCGTGTCATTCCTGGCGCTCGTGGCATTGTTTTCACCGGCCATCGTCGGCACCAAGCCGCTTGTCTGCCGTTACAAGGGCCAGCTTTATTTTCCCTGCCTGGGGTACTACAGCCCTCGTTGGGAAGCCGCGTTTTCAGGAGCCCCCTTCTTCAAACGTTATCCCAAGCCGCTCAAGGAAAACGATCCCGGCAGTTGGGCCATCTGGCCACTGAAGTACAATGACCCGTCACGCGCCGTCACCGACGACGAAGTCCCTGGCCGGCCGGCCAACCCGCAGAGCAGCGGTCCCACCTGGCTGAACTGGTTCGGCACAGATTCGCGCGGTTTCGATGTCTTCGCACAGATGGTCCATGGGACGCGCACGGCGCTGCTGGTGGGCTTTGTTTCGATGGGGATCGCCGCCGCGATCGGTCTCACGTTTGGTTCCATCGCCGGCTACTACGGCGGCTGGACCGACATTGTTCTGAGCCGCGTCATTGAAGTCGTGATGTGCATCCCGACGCTGATTCTGATCCTGGCGCTGATCGCCGTGATTGAGAAACCGACCACGATGCACATGATGGCGGTGATCGGCATGACCAGTTGGACCGGAATCGCACGACTTGTCCGCGGTGAATTTCTGAAGCTCAAGCAGATGGAATATGTCGCTGCCGCGAAGGTGCTGGGAGTCAGCTCCGGCCGCATTATTTTCCGCTACCTGCTCCCGAATTCGCTCGCGCCGGTGCTGGTGCCGATTACGTTTGGGGTGGCCGCGGCAATCCTGATCGAAACAGCCCTGAGCTACATCGGCTTTGGCGCCCCGCCGCCTAACCCAAGTTGGGGTCAGTTGTTACGCTCAGGTCAGTCAAATTACCAGAATTGGTGGCTGATTCTTTTTCCCGGGTTGGGAATTTTCCTCACCGTTCTGGCGTATAATCTGATCGGGGAAGGACTTCAGGAGGCCACCGACCCGCGGCTTCGCGACGGAGGCCGCTGA
- a CDS encoding DUF1559 domain-containing protein, translating to MLRKPLSGRSTTASRTGFTLIELLVVIAIIGLLVAMLMPAVQRAREAARRNSCLNNMRQLGLAAQNYLSTHRVFPAGWCSDPNISQCDIVVNPSGPFQPPISVPASNISAGASSTGAPGQTANNLTFITDWVLGGYWNWQALLLPQMEQGNIAINFDKPKTDNISTGPPNPIDSNWEYIRVPVESYICPSASLPSTRPSNLGYSSYRGNMGAWRTSDQVAQNGVPLNNGMFFGNSSIGDRDVTDGMSNTLLFGESLFGFWGDHYSSTARARDDYVGFNKYWTGSPNCSLTSSTGTPQVYFFGFGSFHTDNINFCLTDGSARGIANNIDQTTFWSLCTRNGREAIGQAF from the coding sequence ATGCTGAGAAAGCCGTTATCGGGCCGATCGACGACTGCTAGTCGCACCGGCTTTACCCTGATTGAACTGCTGGTGGTGATCGCCATCATCGGCTTGCTGGTAGCGATGCTGATGCCCGCCGTGCAAAGGGCACGCGAAGCGGCCCGTCGCAACTCCTGCTTGAACAACATGCGGCAATTGGGTCTGGCCGCACAAAACTATCTCAGCACGCATCGGGTCTTCCCGGCGGGGTGGTGTTCAGACCCGAACATTTCTCAGTGCGATATTGTGGTGAATCCGTCAGGGCCGTTTCAGCCGCCGATTTCTGTTCCGGCATCGAATATTTCGGCTGGAGCATCCTCAACCGGGGCTCCGGGACAAACGGCCAACAATCTCACGTTCATCACCGACTGGGTGCTCGGCGGTTATTGGAATTGGCAGGCCTTGTTACTTCCGCAGATGGAACAGGGCAACATTGCGATTAATTTCGACAAGCCGAAGACGGATAACATCAGCACAGGGCCCCCCAATCCGATTGACAGCAACTGGGAGTACATCCGGGTTCCCGTTGAGTCTTATATTTGTCCAAGTGCATCCCTGCCCTCGACGCGTCCATCAAACTTAGGCTACTCCAGCTATCGTGGAAACATGGGCGCCTGGCGAACCAGCGATCAGGTGGCTCAAAACGGCGTTCCCCTGAACAATGGAATGTTCTTCGGAAACAGCTCCATTGGCGACCGCGATGTGACCGACGGTATGTCAAACACATTGCTGTTTGGCGAATCGCTGTTCGGATTCTGGGGCGATCACTACTCCAGCACTGCCCGTGCCCGCGATGACTATGTCGGGTTCAACAAGTACTGGACGGGAAGTCCCAACTGCTCGCTGACATCTTCCACTGGCACGCCACAGGTCTACTTCTTTGGCTTCGGCAGTTTCCACACCGACAACATCAACTTCTGCCTGACGGACGGTTCGGCCCGAGGGATTGCCAACAACATCGATCAGACCACCTTTTGGTCGCTCTGTACGCGAAACGGCCGCGAAGCCATTGGTCAGGCCTTCTAG
- a CDS encoding aldo/keto reductase, translating to MQHRPLGQTGLELPILGFGASSLGQEFRDVDLGEALASVQTALDCGMNYIDTSPYYGRGASEVLLGFALRNIPRDSYILSTKLGRYAPQHFDFSAKRVRESIDVSLERMKVDHIDIMLCHDIEFVDMQQIVDETLPALRKEQERGTIRFIGVSGYPMKMFKFILDQTDLDVVLSYNHYTLQNDMFAGLIPYLKAKGVGAMNAAPFSARLLTNAPLPKWHKATPQVREICARAAKHCEQAGIDIARLALQYSVANPDMTTCITGSANPARVREWAGWIEQPLDKQLLGEVLEILKPIHNWHYTEGRPENNDPIAAH from the coding sequence GTGCAGCATCGACCCTTGGGCCAAACTGGCCTGGAACTTCCTATCCTTGGCTTTGGAGCCTCGTCATTGGGACAGGAGTTTCGCGACGTCGATCTCGGCGAGGCCCTCGCTTCTGTTCAAACCGCTCTCGACTGCGGGATGAACTACATCGACACCTCTCCCTACTACGGTCGCGGGGCGTCGGAAGTGCTGCTCGGTTTCGCGCTCCGCAACATTCCCCGCGACTCATACATCCTCAGCACCAAGCTCGGCCGCTACGCCCCGCAGCATTTTGACTTTTCGGCCAAACGGGTTCGCGAAAGCATCGACGTCAGCCTCGAACGCATGAAGGTCGACCATATCGACATCATGCTGTGTCACGACATCGAGTTTGTGGACATGCAGCAGATCGTCGACGAGACCCTGCCGGCTCTCCGAAAAGAACAGGAACGCGGGACCATTCGCTTCATTGGAGTCAGCGGTTACCCGATGAAGATGTTCAAGTTCATTCTCGACCAGACGGATCTCGACGTCGTACTCTCTTACAACCACTACACGCTGCAGAACGACATGTTCGCGGGCCTGATTCCCTATCTAAAAGCGAAGGGAGTCGGAGCCATGAATGCCGCGCCGTTCTCCGCTCGACTGCTGACGAATGCACCGCTTCCCAAATGGCACAAAGCGACGCCACAGGTGCGAGAGATCTGTGCCAGAGCGGCCAAACACTGCGAACAGGCAGGCATCGACATCGCACGACTGGCCCTGCAGTACTCCGTCGCCAACCCCGACATGACGACCTGCATCACCGGCAGCGCGAATCCGGCTCGCGTTCGTGAATGGGCCGGCTGGATCGAACAGCCGCTCGACAAGCAGTTGCTCGGCGAAGTCCTCGAAATCCTCAAGCCGATTCACAACTGGCATTACACCGAAGGCCGACCGGAGAACAACGATCCGATTGCGGCTCATTGA
- a CDS encoding ABC transporter permease: protein MLTFIIRRLAIGAFTLLVITFVIYGLIRSMPGTPLTVSMNEIDPSKQPSPERVKQLQAAYGLDKPWPVAYVHWIGKLFQGDMGRSFSRKQPVSKIIGERIGPTLLLSIPSLLLGLLLAIPLGLYCSARDGKPEERIISTFLYMLYSFPSFVAALFLQLYFAVHLRWLPLFGMVGDNYAQLSTLGKTWDLFLHALLPVTVFTYGSLAYDARFIRANMQEVLRQDYIRTARAKGLGPFAVIWRHAFRNTLIPLVTKLGLMLPALLSGAVIVEQIFTWPGMGRQFFESITERDYPTVMGLTLMFSILTLAAQLLADILYAVVDPRIRLEQ from the coding sequence ATGCTGACCTTCATTATTCGACGTCTGGCCATCGGAGCGTTTACGCTGCTCGTGATCACGTTTGTGATCTATGGGTTGATCCGCAGCATGCCTGGCACGCCGCTGACGGTGAGCATGAACGAGATCGACCCTTCGAAGCAGCCCAGCCCCGAACGGGTGAAGCAATTGCAGGCCGCCTATGGGCTCGACAAGCCCTGGCCGGTGGCCTATGTGCATTGGATCGGGAAGCTGTTTCAGGGAGATATGGGCCGGTCGTTCTCCCGCAAACAGCCGGTCTCAAAGATTATTGGCGAACGGATTGGCCCGACGCTGCTGTTGTCAATTCCCTCACTGTTGCTCGGGCTGCTGCTGGCGATTCCATTGGGGCTGTATTGCAGTGCCCGAGACGGAAAACCTGAAGAACGCATCATCAGCACGTTTCTCTACATGCTCTATTCGTTTCCCAGCTTCGTGGCGGCGCTGTTTCTACAGTTGTACTTTGCGGTGCATCTCAGGTGGCTGCCGCTGTTCGGGATGGTGGGTGACAACTACGCTCAACTCAGTACGCTAGGGAAGACGTGGGATCTGTTTCTGCATGCCCTGCTGCCGGTGACGGTCTTCACCTATGGCAGTCTGGCCTATGACGCCCGGTTTATTCGGGCGAACATGCAGGAAGTGCTGCGTCAGGATTACATTCGGACTGCCCGCGCCAAAGGGCTGGGACCATTTGCGGTGATCTGGCGGCATGCGTTTCGCAATACGCTGATTCCGCTGGTCACCAAGTTGGGACTAATGCTGCCGGCGCTGCTCAGCGGAGCAGTCATCGTCGAGCAGATCTTCACCTGGCCCGGCATGGGCCGGCAGTTCTTCGAGTCGATCACCGAGCGTGACTACCCGACGGTCATGGGACTCACTCTGATGTTTTCAATTCTGACCCTCGCGGCCCAACTGCTGGCCGACATTTTGTATGCCGTGGTCGATCCCCGTATCCGACTGGAACAGTAA